AGATCCAGTCGATCAAATCATCAGCTGATATGTGTGACCTATCACCTATTCCATCAGTGGGATTATATGACTTCAAAAAACAGATTGATTATTCTTCACGAGAGCAACCAATGTGTTTGTGCATGTGGATCTATAGTCTTTTGGTCGATTATAGAAACATGGATTAAAAGGTGCCTAATTACTAAACTGCAACCTTAGTACAGATACAAAAATTTGAATAGCAAGCTTTACATAGGCAAAATGTAAGCAACCCAACATTATAACAGGATGAATCTTTTGAGTGAGTAAGGCATAATGTTTCATTTTTCCCTAAAGACACATGAGACTAACCGATAAGTCGCAATAAGAAAAAACAGAGGGTATGAGGAAAGCTAGATTGGAAGTGTTGTACAACGAAGACTGATGAATAAAAGCTAAATGGAGTTTCTTTAAACCAACTCCATCTTTCCAATGCCTCATTTGGGCACTTATTTTTGTCATGGCCAGAATAACATTTAATACGCAACAAAGCTTCTTTCTGTCTATTACAAAGAAACGAATGGAACTTCATCAGGTAAGAAACAAATTGGCCTGATGAAATACATATTACCTGAAGCGAAAGTCATTACTAAGGTTAAATATTCACACATAAAAAGATAAACTAAGTAATGTAGCTTTTCCCACTGGCAAACCATAGAGCAATAAGCCATACCAACAGATTAACAACTTCTGCAACattcacaaataaaaataaattaattaccTTGCATTCAGTACTCCTGCTCTTTGACCACTCCTAGGGGACGTAGTTGTGGTATGGCGATCATCTGCATCTGTAGTTCTTGTTACTGAAAGAGAAAATGGCCCAGCGGGCACGCTTATTTGAGCTGGACCTTGGCGCGGTTGATTTGACTCTTGCTCTGAGACCTGATTACGATTGCGATAGCGCCAATACAGAAGAGGCAACGTCGCCACACATCCAGCTGCATAACCCACAATCCACAAGAACAATGGAGCACGCGGATGCTCGTTCTTGGACACAGACAAAACAACAATAGATGCAACAATCTGGCTCACTGTGAGACCTAGTTCGATAGATATCCACATCCCCGAATTCAGTGGACTCCGGCGGCGACGGGCATCACCTCTCCTTCCAAATGAGGAACTTCTAGTGTTTGAATTGTTGCTAGGAGGGATTGATGTTTGAGAAGTCGGTGGTCTTGAAATAGTCGCATTTCTGTCTTGATTTTGCAATGTATCCAAGCCATTAGAAGACCTCTCGTGATGTGAACTCGATGAAGAAGCATCACTGCTCCTTATTTGGATAATATGCTCACCTCTGCTACCGTTCTCTGCCCTCTCCATCAACAATGGGTAACTGTCTGGCAGGCTATCAGAATGTTGTTCCACTGAGGGAACATCCATCTAAGTGCAACCACCAAATAGAATATAAAGATAGCATAGAACTGGTAGACAAGAACACAGCCTTTACCCTGACTCCTTGACACAAGGAGAAATTAAACTTGTTCAGGGCAGCCCAATCAGCTAGAGGACAAACTATTATCAATCTCAGCCTGCAAAGATTCAAAGACTGTGTCAGATTCATAAGACTGTAATTGAAGCAGTGCATAAGATCACAAGCTTGAACTTCAACAGCTACTAGATTATCTCAACTTCAAATTAAAGAACATgggtggacaattttttatcCAGTAGAGAAGATCtcaatacaacatactcaagtAACAACCAATCactcactttcttttttttattttgaccaTCCAAAAGCAATTTAACATGAGAAAGAACGAGATGCGATGTAAGAAGCTACATCACTCAACCAAAGAAAACTAAGTGTTGACAAATATTCTTCAATAGCTCTCACACTAGAAGAAAATTTCAGCTCTGGCAAGAAAAATTATGGTTCATGGCAAAAAGCTTGAACCTTCCCAAATGCTCTCATTgccaaaaatttaaaaccaTTCAACAAATAAACAGTACGACTTAAGCAGGGCAAAGGGCATACACCCAAAGACAtctaaattatgaaaaaagaaaagggaaacaGTCCTTTTTGCCAGCAAAATAATTCCCAGTCCTTTTTGCCAgcaaaataattcaagatcagTCCTGCTACTGGGGAAAAACAATTTCAATTCTCTAATTCCTTTGACAACCGACAAAATCTTTCAACTTTCCAGGCAAAATCACGTCAGCAGCTGACCCTAAGCCAGAAGCGGAAGCCGCGATCCGCATTACCCCGATCGCAAAAATTCACCCCTGATTTCGCACGAGAcggtaaataaataaaaacccaaataaagAATCCCGGAATTTGACCCCGTTGACTACACCCCCGTCACCCAAGacagagaaacaagaaaattccCAAGAACACTTCCAAGAAAGCACAATCCGCGCCCACAACCCACCATAAATTCTCCAAGAAAACCGAAACCCAGCAAGCAGCTCGACCCGAGAAGGACACCCACCTCGCCCCCAAGACGCGCCGGACCCAACATCGCCCCAATCAAGCATCGATTGGAAAGCCTAGCGCAAGGAACccagaaagagagaaggaaagaatcGTACCTGATAGGGTTGCGAGGAGACGACGTCGTGTTGGGGGTCGGGTTTCCGCGGATGGTCACTTTCGGGGGAGAGAGGAAgggcttttctctttttctatcgGTGGGAGAGATGAAACGTCGGGGTTGGGGTGTCCATTGATTCGGTGCTTCGTCACGCCCTCCGGAAAGAATATATCGACAGgggagaagaagacgatgacGATGATACTTATGCTCCTTCTAGCCCACggtaaacaataaaaaaatagtaaaaaagaaaaagaaaaagtaaaagtcgATTGTCAATTTTCGAGCTGGTAAAAATGAcctagaattgaaaattttggagaaAGGCAACGAAGAGAGAATTTCCTCtccttcagttttttttttttttttccgattatGACGATGAATGATTAGAACTTGTtgataactttataaaaatagagttattttatctattttaagcaaCAATTAATGtgatatctatgagaaaatatttgaatttccttctgattatatgaatttttcttatttatacaGAATATTGAGGTATGGAAAAGATAAGGAAAGGAATGGCAAAACTCAagaattcaaattaaaaagcagtggaagatggatatcaaatcagtaaattttagattttgttttttaatgttatctgcaagcgttgggagatagatattttGGATATATACTATAAATAGGatcattcttcatttttctgagagtttttcaagtattttaaagataagacaaaagtggtgacagtTCTTTATTCAAGATGATgagtttgatttatatttttatttattcttctattatgttctaattttattttgttagggCTACAATGTAACCTAActatgatgatgtgaatttcatgattttttatgttttacaattgatttcattcatatgagttatatattattatgcttaatgcttttgagtAACTGACCACTACTTGAACAATCTGATGTGCAcgtttgagactgagaagtgataatatgcaattgctcattataatatataaacatgaaTTAAACATTGATAGATATATATTATGTTATTTGTGTaactttcggtgataaggtgatccaaaagattCATTGTAAGTCGGGAATatttatagtttttaatgcacttatattaattttaattcacatagagatatagtagattaataagctgagtaggtttgctatacctagagatataatagtaaatagattaggaaattccgctatcacatgtttgatatcgttcttgtattcacaacaatctgaaattcatatctactAATTATGATGAAATCgaatgctctaacatatttatttgatcgatttactgcatttaatCTACAAATTccgtttttaatttattcttaattatattttgatatgttagataaattttagaattagtctattttagtatttaattggtttattaatcattgATCTCCAAGGGatgatactttttctcatcattgtattacttgttcgacacgtgcatacatttaaaattttacGAACACTTGTGTCGATTGATTGCTTTAGTATCAACCATTTTCTTCGTTCATTTGGTTCTTGAAATTTTGTTTAGATCCATTACTTAAGTCATTCCAGAGTTGAATTAGTTTATGATGGAGGTGATTCTTTTAGTAGATTCATCAGTTTTTGTGGGACCATAGGATGccacgtaaaaaaaaaagaaacattgaaATAGCAGgggaaagtaaagataaaataGATAGATGGAGAGAGAAATATCGAGAGGTCAAAGTAGGTTCACTCAGCTGGTGAGATTTGAACTCTACACACACCATGTCTAAATTTAAATCTCACTGCCAACAGTCCTCTTTAATAGGTGATCtgtaaatttactaatataagGCCTTCTAAGCCTATGGAATTCCCTAACTTTTGGAATGGGCTAACTtcctttcctcttaaaatttttcataaggAAATGTCGAGAGGTTTGAGAGTGCATCAGGGCGGTAAGCCCTTGCCACCATTGCACAAACGAGGGCAAGCAACCTCTCGTCAATGGACTAGCGACGGCTAGCCACCCTCACTCTTGCCCCTACACTAGCAACGACCGCCCTCGCTAGCGAAAAGGGATAAGCATAGCCTAAGCTCTACTCTtgatctttgtttcttcttaaCATCTCATTTCTTCATCCTTTTACGTTCAGATTTGTCTTTACTAATTTCtagttttttcaaattttttcgaTAATTTCAAATCAGGCAAATTGTGAAATAACATCGCTTTGTGCTTAAAGAAGTTTCCTCATCACGTTACTAATCACATGGGATTGAAAACATCATAGAAAACTTATATATGCGATTTTCTAATGCATGTAATAAAAGTCCTAAAGTATAAGCCATAAACAATTTCTGAGGTTTAAATGAACAGTGAAAATAGGGCCTAACTCTACCACATAATTAAACTGGAAGTCAAAAGAACTCCAATCGCATCTCGCATTGTCCCCATCCTCTTCGatgatttcaatttcatgatgGGATCAACCATAATTACAAACCAGGGCCTAGACCTATTTAGGTTTGGAAATCGCATTTAATGTGCTATTTATGTCATAAAATACACCTTAAAACCATCCGAGTATGAATGGAATCAGACTTTGAGCAAAAGGTCGAGTGACCCTAAAGCCTTTTAAACGTCAAGTCGCTGTCCACATCCCTCCGTCCATTCGCCCTTCCGGATCCCCTGCCCCGGCCCCGGCGCATGGAGGTGGGACAGCGGCCTCGTCTTGCTCCGCCCTCACCTTCTTCTTggtatcttttctttttctctctcctccctctttttctttttcggttttGATAAGAGAATTCAGCGCTTTCCCAAAAGAATGTGCCGCCGCATGGGACCGCGACGGAGACCTAGGTAATTCTTAAAATTGCCTCGCCTTGAAAGGGTTTCCCAAGGTGCCTCTCCCCCCACTAGGGTGAGAGTTGGAATACGGGATAATACCCCCACAGG
This genomic stretch from Eucalyptus grandis isolate ANBG69807.140 chromosome 3, ASM1654582v1, whole genome shotgun sequence harbors:
- the LOC104437080 gene encoding E3 ubiquitin-protein ligase At1g63170; this encodes MDVPSVEQHSDSLPDSYPLLMERAENGSRGEHIIQIRSSDASSSSSHHERSSNGLDTLQNQDRNATISRPPTSQTSIPPSNNSNTRSSSFGRRGDARRRRSPLNSGMWISIELGLTVSQIVASIVVLSVSKNEHPRAPLFLWIVGYAAGCVATLPLLYWRYRNRNQVSEQESNQPRQGPAQISVPAGPFSLSVTRTTDADDRHTTTTSPRSGQRAGVLNARLKALMEYFKMGLDCFFAIWFVVGNVWIFGGHASANDAPNMYRLCIVFLTFSCIGYAMPFILCATICCCLPCIISILGFREDLSRTRGATDEAIHALPTYKFKLKKNRNSSDTENSASGEGVIAAGTERERVISGDDAVCCICLAKYANNDELRELPCNHFFHKECVDKWLKINALCPLCKSEVGIITPVSESSAGAT